In Hoplias malabaricus isolate fHopMal1 chromosome 18, fHopMal1.hap1, whole genome shotgun sequence, the genomic window tatatatatacttatattGATTTACAATTCGTTCacacattttaattcatttgagTGAACAAATTTAATATTCCTTCTATACTTTCTttcttaattgttttttttttttttatgtgaaggCTGTTTCAGTTTGTTTCTAACTGTAAGCCTACATATtgttctttattcatttataatctTGAGTTTAAAACATGTTCCTGCCCGGGGAGGCTGACCCTGGACAATTGTAGGAAATGTAGCTAGTGATCCACtgcaaataattattatatttttgggtggttttgtttaaatgtcAGCTGTCATTTTACTTCATAAGCAGTGAATGAATTAGTTTTGCACAcactaattaattcattcattatctgtaaccacttatccaattcaggatcacagtgggtccagagcctacctggaatcattgggcacaaggcaggaatacaccctggagggtttttcgagtcgccaatcctcctgcaacatgtgtttttggactgtgggaaacccacgcggacacggggagaacacaccaactcctcacagacagtcacccggagcaggaatcgaacccacaacctccaggcccctggagctgtgtgactgcgacactacctgctgcgccaccttaaTTACTAATTCATTCACTTGAATTAGCTAAAATGTGTGCACGAATTACTAATTTCTATATCGCTACTCAAATGAAATGTAACCTGTGCATGAATTGCAATTAATGCACTCGTATTAATTAAAACGTGAACGAATTGTAAATCGTTCACtcgattttttttaaacccacgGCCGTGGGTTTACTTTTCGTACTTTTCGCCTGCTGGTTCTGCAGTATTTTGAGTTTGTTAATAACAACTGGGTGTGTTGTAACATTATATTATACATTGTATTATATTAATGTTTTCACATCTTTCAaaagtatttttaattattaggaAAAACGTGTGTAGTATCGACTCCTGTCAATCGCTTGATATTGTATTCAGACAAAAACCGCGGGCTCTTATAGTAGATAAACTACGGTGCTCGGCTGTGACGCGATACATCGCGGATGTGGTCAGCGAAGACTGTAGTAAACGGAGATGTGATGAACTGCCACAGAGGCCCTGGAGAACGACATGACCACGTTTAACTGCTTCATTCATATTTAGTTTCTTTCTTCTGCGTTCTGTGTCACCGCCTCAGAGCTCAGCGTTTGCTCTGAAGCTAAACGCCTGAAGCGCGAGGGGCTGAAGAAATTTCTAGAGCTGAGAGGGGCAGGAAGAGAGTCGGGCTCCATGGCAACGGGGGCAAACAGTAACTTAGGTCAATAAAGCCCTGGGCTCGGTTGAGTGAGCTCTCTTCACTCTGCGATAGTTCGCCACAAACTAAACGCCTTCTGACTTCTTTTGTACCAAGTTGGTCCTCTTATCGTCAGCCATGGTCCAGCTTCATGTTAAACGAGGAGACGAGAGTCAGTTTCTCTTTAACACCACGGTGGACGTGTCTATTCAGGCCCTCATCCAACAGGTCACTGAAATATACAACAGCAGACTGAAGGTGGACAGGATTTGCTCTGGTAGGTCCAGCATAGCGTtatgatatttcatatttaatgtaACACTTAGAAGTTGCACACCTGCCGGACATAGTATAATACAGCTTATTAATTCACTTACTAATTGCAAGTGTAGGTTTAAATGgtatagagaacacaccaaactcctcacagacagtcgcatGGAACAGcgctagagctgtgtgactgcgacactacctataTGTACATCATTTTCAGTGCATACATATTTATGAAATGTGATATGAGTCTACATTTAGCTGGATTAGTGCTGCAGAGAACTGAAACCCTTCTGTAGGGTTACAAATACagtataattaaaaatgtaaaacaacagCCCACCAGATATTCTCTTCAGGAgcacaataaacacaataaGAAATAGTGGAGATAAATATGTCTGATACTGAAAATTATGtggttaattaaatataatttttctgtctgtgtgcttCTACAGAAATTCCAGAACTGGCAGATCATGGAGTCGCACTTCCCCCTAATATGCAAGGCCTTACAGAGGATCAGATCACAGACCTAAAATTGAAGGATGAATGGGAAGAGCAGTGCATCCCTAGCGGAGGGGCAGAGTTCAAGAAGGATGAAATTGGACGTAGAAATGGACGTGGTAAGCACTTTGTTCTTTGTACCAAAAACATTctcttcattcattattttccaaaagctgAGCTGAAACGGAACAGGCGGcccggtggcgcagcaggtagtgttgcagtcgcactgctccagggacttgtgggttcaagtccttctccgggtgactgtgaggagtttgttgtgttctccctgtgtccgtgtgtgtttcttcccacagtccaaaaacacacattggtaggtggattggcaactcaaatgtgtctgtaggtgtgagtgagtgtgtgtcgccctgtgtgttcctgcgtacagtgattccgggtaagctctgggcccaccacgaccctgaattggataagcagttacagacaatgaatgaatgagctgaAATGAACTTAATCCTTATTTCAGCTCCCAATGAAAAAATGAAGAATGTTTTGAAGAAGACTGTGGAAGAAGCCAAAGCTCTGGTATCAAAAGTAAGTAGTCTGAACTGTAAACTGCATGATTAATGTGAGTATAAATTGAGAATGTTGGCCTGTTACCTCTCATATTTTCCTTCCTCTTGAAGAAACAAGTCCAggcaaatgtgtgtgtcaccatgGACATGGTCAAAGAGGCTCTGGACCAGTTGCGTGGAGCAGTAATGATAGTTTACCCAATGGGCCTTCCACCACATGATCCCATCCGGATGGAGTTTGAAAATCAGGAGGATCTTTCTGGAACACAGGTTTCCTACAATGTTTTGCACATTTCACAGGCTTGAGCTTAAACTCTGGCTGAATGTTAAGTTTATACAGTTATTTATGCTAACAGTTAATTTCTCACTGTCTTTCAAGCTTGAATCAACAAGACAGTCTAAGTACTCCACAGTTTTCACACCCCATTGCTTTCCTGCACTACAGTCTTTAAAGTCAACATGAATACATCTACCTTCACACTGTGACCTGGTTCCAAGGGAACACTATCAGGGAGGGTTTCTAGCTTAGTGATATGTGGGGTTGGTGGAAGGAGGAAatgcatattttgttttattttcctgcCTGCTAGGGCATGGTGACAAGATCAGATTTCAGGAGATATTTCAAAGtttataagaaaaaaataacaattatttTTTGCAAAACTCAATATACTTTGGATGTGAACTAATTAATTATGATAATTATTTTAACTAATGTGttacaatttattattatttttaattctagAATATCAACTAGAATATCAAACAGTTCCATGTGTGTCTCCATTAAGTACAGTACTGTTAGTTTTCAGTGTATATTTCAATGTTCATCCTTTCTCTGCAGAGCTTGTGGGAACTGGAATTACGTTCCAGTAATTCACTGAAGGAACAAAACAATTTAATGGAGCATTGGTGGTCATTTGAATTggccatttcaaaataaatgccTTTTTCTTAGTAAGACaatgtaaaatatgaatatgaatgtaattaaaacagCCTAAAAGAAACAGAGGGTAAAGTAAATTCCATATTCTCTGAAGGCCTCTCTGCAGGTGATCCCAGAGGAAGAGGCTCAGCTGTGGTGGGCATCTAAAGAAATGCAACATGGCAAAAAACTGCAAGATTACATTGGAAAGAATGAGAAGACAAAGATTGTGGTGAAGATCCAGAAAGTGAGTTTAAGCCTTGCTTTGGCTTTAAGTAAGTTGTGGATATCTAGGTTCTGCATGGACATGATTGTGACTTGTTTTTGATTTTCTggatgtgcaaaaaaaaaaaaaagattgaaaGATCATCAGTTGTGGAGTTTGACAGGAATAACACGGGTatgtttttgtaaaaaatatcGTATTAATAGGCCACTATTATGCCAAGCCCACTCCCATCCGATTATACATTGAGGGGAAAAACAGAATATCCTGTAATATTTCTGAACAAAACCCTTCAGTTTCAGTGTACCACTGTACTTTGTGTAAATTATACACTTAATACTTAGCATGATACCTGTATTAGTCTAAATTGTTCTTTCTTTCAGAGGGGTCAGGGGGCACCAGCACGGGAGCCTTTGGTCAGTGAGGAGGAGCAGAAACAGATGATGTTGCACTATTACAGGAGACAGGAAGAACTCAAGGTGAGACCCTGCCTGAGTTTGTTCATTTTAACTCATGCCATTTAAGGAAACTTAAAACTTACTTTAACACCAGCATCTGACATGTGCTTTATCTGACTCTAGTTTTCCATACAGACATAAAAACATTAACTATGACTTTTCCTGTATACTTTCCTTTGCAGAAGCTGGATGACGCAGATGATAATTCCTATTTGCAGTCAGAGTGGTCAGACAGACAAGCTTTAAAGAGACAGTTTCAGGGACTTACCAATATCAAATGGGGTCCAAGATAATCATCAGACCTGTGGTTATTCTACTGATGCAGATTTTGATGCCTTAGTGTCCACCTACAAACTGGATGACTTCACATGCTGCGAATCCAGACTGTTCCTACTCTTTTTAATAGTGATTTAATATTGTAAATACAGTTGGAAATGCTTGTTTTGTGCcatttaaatgtgaattatATATGACCTTGAATCACTACTCATTGAAAAGCATGGAGCTCTCTTGCAGAATTTGCTGAAATGAGGATGCAACACCTTTCctccctttgtctgtgatgCTGGCACTTGCTCTATTGAAATGTGATGCTGTTTACTGGCAGGATGTTGCTGCATAGGTTCCGGAGCTGTGCCCTTCATTCAGTGGCTGTAAAGAGTTGTTACACATTTGTTCCTCAAGGCCAGGAGTGAGGTGTAGTGCAGTGAGATCAGAGCAACAGACTTTTGTACAACACCCTGTAAATGAGGAAATCCACAACTCAGGTCGAAGGAATTGTTCATTTCTCCTTGTGTATCTGTCAGGCTCCAAAGTTTAAAAGTGTGAATTAAAGCATCTTTGGGTTAATGATTTGTCCTTTTCTTGTTAGAAAGATATTTTATTCAGTATGAAATACTTACATAAAGTTTtaataagaaatatataaaacagtGTCAGGTGGataagtaaaaaatatatttctcaaaTGACCACACAGTGATCATTACCTGAGGATCCATTTGTCTTCCTACATAACATGATGGCTATAGACTTATGCATGGTTGCTGTCCATATAAAACTGACAACTACCTGACAATGCCAAagcattctttcttttttctaatGCAATTCAGTGTTgagattttattccaaacaaTTTTGGAGCAGCTGATGACTTCAAATGTAGATGtagaaaaatggagatacatagttttctttggacagtgatgagaTATATATATCTCCATTATAACAAAACAGGCCAACCTGAATGGTCAAATTCATGTGCACATGTAGCTCACTGATTAGTACTGGAGGTACCATTGAGATACGCATTCATTCTGATCTCCTGGATGACCAGTTCCCTTCGTTCTAACCTCTCCATCAACTCCGCTGCCTCAGTGGTATAATTAATTTCTTCCCAACAATACACTTTCCTGCCCACCTCTGACATCATGGAACTGTCCATCAGTGGCTCAGATTCCTCTTCATCATCACTATCATCGTCCTCAGCTTCAGTCTTTGGTTCCTCTAGAGTTTTCTTGTGTAGAGGTTTTCTTCCTTCATGTTGTCTAGTACATGTTATCCTTATGGAAATGGCCAACAGAACAACAAGCagccccaaacacacactggagacaAAGAGCAGACCTGCCATTTCTGCATGTTCTAAAGGGTGAAAAAGCACAACGTTATTGGTCATAAAACAAGCTCAAAATATACAGAGCCAAATGGTAGCTTTTCTCCATTTTCTGCAGTAACACCCTTCACTCCTTCAGGGGAGCTGTATCCTAGACACTGAAATATTTCTTTGAAGATTTTATAGCATTTAGCCACAACATTAGTGAGGCCAGGTGCTAATATTGAATAACAAACCCAGTGCAGGTTATAGCCCTCTAACATACATTTTTGATTGAGCATGCTAACCTTAAGTTCATatacagctgcttcagagtgttgtatttcatgtttttttctaGGGAGATTAATACAAGCAGTGCATGCACAATgtctttgtgcaaactgtgtgcaccttaaagtagttAAAAGCACACAATTACAAATAGTGTCTACAAACCATTGGCTGTACTGTGTCAGCAAGAACATTTCATCCACAAAGACACAAAAAGGGAATTTTTATAAAAGGGTTGCAGTAAATAAACTCTACATTACAAAGACAAGTGCACATTTGAGAGTTCAGAAGTACACAAACCAATCTCTTCCATACCTTGTATTAAcattcattgtctattttatcagctccactgacaatactggagcactttgtagttctacaattacatactATAACATTcttttccccatttcaccctgccaATCAATGGTCAGGGCCACCAAAGTACAGGTATGAAttgggcggtggatcattctcagcactgcagtgacactgatgtaatggatcagacagagcagtgctgctcgagtttttaaagccctcagtgtcactgctggactgcaAATAGTCCATCAACTAAAAATATTCTGGCAACAGTGTCCCGTGACCACTGACGAAGGACTAGACGTCGACTAACAAACTGTTCTACTGTCTCTGAGTTTATACCTACAAGCTGGACCAATGGCATAGgtatgtctaacagagtggtcAGTAAGtggatacagtgtttaaaaactccagcagcagtgctgtgtctgatccacttataccagcaTGACACACGCAACATATACCACTACCACATCAGTATCACTGCAATGGTGAAAATGATCCATGATCCAAATCCTACCTTCTATGTGGTGGTCCGATAGGGGTCTCATTGGCTATCATTGGGTTGAGCAATGGTGGAGACTCAAATGAGTTAAGACAAATTGTACTTAAGTTTATGTCTTTAAAAGGGAAACTAAAGCTATAAAATGGAAAAGATAATTCTCTACCTTTGATGTAGCCGTATACCATGAGAGAATTGCTCACAATAATTCCATTATTCTCTGGCAATCTGGAATCTCTGACATTGGGGAGGTCCTCTAGGAAGTTTGaggttaaaaaaattatatgcaGCCATTCGCACAGTTTTGTCACACGTAAGTCACCAAATGATATAACTGCATGTGGTTACCTGCCTTGGTGGTCTCATGGGGAGCTGAGGTAGTTCTGAAAAAGTCAGGGTCAGCCTCTTTGAATAAACTCTGTGGAACTGAATAGAACAGCAAGAGTGACCACTATGTTGAGTAACATTAGTAAGACTagtcataaaatatatatttaagataGAGTAACAGTAGTTTTGATCTTTATGACTCTAAAGACATAGAAGGAaactattatattaattattgttCAGTAAACATTTTCTCTTCTTAACCTGAAGTGTGTACAATACTGAAATGACAGAACATTTCATTTCTTCCTTCTGTGCAGTACTACTGTGAAAGCTAGGTCAAGGACAAACATGACACGGTTTTAAATTAACTGCACTATTCTCTGTTCAAATAGCACTGTGCAAACTCCCAATGTTCTGTCTAAGGAACCAAGCTGGCATGGGAATTAccaacccagtctcacactcactcgtgatatagtcacatatataggagacttcaattcgtgacatagtcgcatattttcgacattttatgtGACAACATCACAATCataagtgtatgggtaattaTCATACAAACACTATGCGACAGAAACACGAAAACTCTCcctcattacaggcgtcattactcatataacatagaaaaaggcataatgcgaaTTACATAAATTAGGcataaagtgttttattataatatttctcctaagtaacgcttattattggtgtcctactttagctttaactctaacaagaacatttctttcacttaatgttattttgactaattttcaaaaggttaatacgGAAAAGGACATTTCACTAGCCATTATTTGCTtcaatattttagcaaataatgaattagtaacgttacattttctgtaaataaatataagacaGTGGTATTAACGGATGGTAATAATGCCTGTAATGCGAcagtgttactgtcgcataacacGGGGGCTCTGGTATGACGGTTTGTATGGTAAGTACCCATACACTTATAATTGTGATATAGTCtcataaaatgtcgaaaatatgtGACCATGTCacaaattgcagtctcctatgtatcctatatcacaagtaggtgtgagaccgggttggaATTACAGCATCTCCAGGGCTGATgagtaattatattatatatgtaaaaGAGCCTGATGCCAATCGGCAACAAAGGCCTGGCATTCAAACCAATTGCAGGAAGTCCTACAGGAAGGCCATTGGGTCTCCAGATGCCAGGGCATTTTCTCTGTTTCTATTCCTGAACAATGTTGTTTTTTGTGGCATTGTCCTTCAGGAAGAAAAGGTATTGATATGCCTGCAAACCAACATGTGGCAGGGGGAGTCCATGAGACTTTCCCCACTTTCCCACACTCAAAAACTATTCACAAAGTAAAGAACCGACAAGATTTAAGGTCAACATCACATCAATAATTCATTTTTGATAGGCATATGTCAGTGTTTCACTAGCTGTGTGGCAGGCTTTACTCTTTATCCTTTTCTGAAAATTCTGATATGAAGTAGGTTTGTTTGAGCTGAGAAAACATTAATATGAGTTGCcagtttatatgtttatatgtttcCAGCTAGCCTTAGCTAGCATAATATTTCCATTACTGTAAGAATACAGGGATAGTGGCAAATTAAAATAGTTGTTCTTTATTTGACAGGATATTGTTGTAgacaaaattataaataataataataatatatttttacaaaatattttttctttagttGACAAAGAGAATTTTTATGTGCTGTCTGACATTTGCTGAAGGTTTTATTTCAAGTGGAAATACGTCATTGTGGTGTATTACAATTAATACAGCATAATAACAGCATAAATAACCACTAAGACtagaaacaaatatttaattaacaagATATTTAGTCCCAGTGCTAACTATATGTGTATGATGGCACCAAAATTCAGCCTTACTTGCTGTAACCAAAGCCTGCCTGTACTGAAACTGAAAGTACAGGTCTTTATTGTTTTGGCCTACATATGCTATTGCTTGGAATTATGCTGTATATTCTCAATGACTATAAAAAAGataaaacaggaatgttttGTAAAATTCCAGCAGTGATAAAATGATACTGACATGTTAGTGCATGTTGCTCTGGTATgaatgaatcagacacagcattgtgTGCAATTACATTTGACACAATTGGTTTGTAATTTTACCTTGAACTAAAGCAGTGCTtgagcaaaacaaaataaaatgacaaatcacgtttacagtggaattattacaagtgtCATGCATTATGTATCTGATTCATGTGCCTTGCTGCGGACCCCCTGCAACAACCCTGCACCCACAACCTTGGGAACCACTGATCTAGAGGATTAACGATTCACAAAATCCTAATTTGATTTGAGACAAAAAGTTGTATCTTGATATGCTCAATATTTTcagatacagaaaaaaatatggtATTAATGCCTTGTGTGCATATGTGAACTGTAATGCTATTTGCATATGATGGTAGTGATACCCATTTTCAGATTCAATAAGATTTTCAATTCTGAGTATAAGATTTAACTCtatatttaacatttagtgTGTTAAAAGTGTCTTGGCTCTTTGTGTGTTCTACACGACTTCCTTTGGTTCGattaaaagttgaaaaaaaCTTTTTCAGT contains:
- the cfap298 gene encoding cilia- and flagella-associated protein 298, which translates into the protein MVQLHVKRGDESQFLFNTTVDVSIQALIQQVTEIYNSRLKVDRICSEIPELADHGVALPPNMQGLTEDQITDLKLKDEWEEQCIPSGGAEFKKDEIGRRNGRAPNEKMKNVLKKTVEEAKALVSKKQVQANVCVTMDMVKEALDQLRGAVMIVYPMGLPPHDPIRMEFENQEDLSGTQASLQVIPEEEAQLWWASKEMQHGKKLQDYIGKNEKTKIVVKIQKRGQGAPAREPLVSEEEQKQMMLHYYRRQEELKKLDDADDNSYLQSEWSDRQALKRQFQGLTNIKWGPR